In Elaeis guineensis isolate ETL-2024a chromosome 1, EG11, whole genome shotgun sequence, a genomic segment contains:
- the LOC105038054 gene encoding uncharacterized protein isoform X2: MSIAKVSGKRRGSGSESLRSKKNTEIQDVDFDQDLDLSSDIKEILTALQQIREKAQKDGQKKNEETIGSVASEIRSVINDEKTKIEKDRQGILKALSKISKECESSLKNEYAKFQAAYENFCREKVAHMQNLKELFSKYEDEKDKLYARYEQQRKKEKTNLSDLEKACAEKIARAEESLKRKKQDDKSFNILRKSLGSFLEGASDDDFGPDE, encoded by the exons ATGTCGATAGCTAAAGTTAGCGGCAAGAGAAGGGGATCGGGCTCCGAATCGCTTAGATCCAAGAAGAATACTGAGATACAAGACGTTGATTTCGACCAAGATCTCGATCTCTCCAG tgaTATCAAAGAGATCCTCACAGCATTGCAGCAGATCAGAGAGAAAGCCCAGAAAGATGGGCAGAAGAAGAATGAGGAAACGATTGGGAG TGTAGCTTCGGAGATTCGATCTGTCATTAATGATGAAAAGACGAAAATTGAGAAGGACAG GCAGGGTATTCTGAAGGCTCTTTCAAAGATTTCTAAAGAG TGCGAGAGCTCATTGAAAAATGAATATGCCAAGTTTCAAGCAGCTTATGAGAACTTTTGCAGGGAAAAAGTCGCACATATGCAGAATTTGAAAG AACTGTTTTCGAAATACGAAGATGAGAAGGATAAACTATATGCCCGTTATGAACAACAGC GGAAGAAGGAAAAAACTAATCTGTCGGACCTTGAGAAGGCTTGTGCCGAGAAGATAGCCAGAGCAGAAGAATCTCTGAAAAGGAAGAAGCAG gatGACAAATCTTTCAACATATTGCGCAAGTCTCTTGGCTCATTTCTGGAAGGTGCATCCGATGATGATTTTGGGCCTGATGAATGA
- the LOC105038054 gene encoding uncharacterized protein isoform X1 — MSIAKVSGKRRGSGSESLRSKKNTEIQDVDFDQDLDLSSDIKEILTALQQIREKAQKDGQKKNEETIGSVASEIRSVINDEKTKIEKDRQGILKALSKISKECESSLKNEYAKFQAAYENFCREKVAHMQNLKVLGASLVYSAELFSKYEDEKDKLYARYEQQRKKEKTNLSDLEKACAEKIARAEESLKRKKQDDKSFNILRKSLGSFLEGASDDDFGPDE; from the exons ATGTCGATAGCTAAAGTTAGCGGCAAGAGAAGGGGATCGGGCTCCGAATCGCTTAGATCCAAGAAGAATACTGAGATACAAGACGTTGATTTCGACCAAGATCTCGATCTCTCCAG tgaTATCAAAGAGATCCTCACAGCATTGCAGCAGATCAGAGAGAAAGCCCAGAAAGATGGGCAGAAGAAGAATGAGGAAACGATTGGGAG TGTAGCTTCGGAGATTCGATCTGTCATTAATGATGAAAAGACGAAAATTGAGAAGGACAG GCAGGGTATTCTGAAGGCTCTTTCAAAGATTTCTAAAGAG TGCGAGAGCTCATTGAAAAATGAATATGCCAAGTTTCAAGCAGCTTATGAGAACTTTTGCAGGGAAAAAGTCGCACATATGCAGAATTTGAAAG TATTAGGCGCTAGTTTGGTGTATTCTGCAGAACTGTTTTCGAAATACGAAGATGAGAAGGATAAACTATATGCCCGTTATGAACAACAGC GGAAGAAGGAAAAAACTAATCTGTCGGACCTTGAGAAGGCTTGTGCCGAGAAGATAGCCAGAGCAGAAGAATCTCTGAAAAGGAAGAAGCAG gatGACAAATCTTTCAACATATTGCGCAAGTCTCTTGGCTCATTTCTGGAAGGTGCATCCGATGATGATTTTGGGCCTGATGAATGA